A genomic window from Silene latifolia isolate original U9 population chromosome 11, ASM4854445v1, whole genome shotgun sequence includes:
- the LOC141611370 gene encoding protein FLOURY 1-like — MAAFYLVFLTSKVAVFLSILYKITRVIRCKLMGRLCFLLAICSAIEFYKRIFLAFVGFFVMDCASSLKLLMTKYNDFGCGFFIFGCFSRFFNVLALLFMFILGFKFLQFKGKSIQDRTNNGLLLKSSKMVCGNDDHGGKNSSFECGATRVNRVLCRSCGDQRFEENNEFLRINSTGFRHDEGAEVEEMRGNEDEVFDVMALRRMVKAERRKANAAQSELEKERMAASSSVDEAMAMILRLQNEKSALQIKANQLERVAEEKQSHDQDVIHSLQWIIMRHESERGLLEDQLRLCREKLKGFIKGEEWDQFDSACPTPSAFNSALESLDDDEMIKALDFDSSVM, encoded by the coding sequence ATGGCGGCCTTCTATCTTGTCTTTTTAACCTCAAAAGTTGCGGTATTTCTCTCTATTCTATACAAAATTACTCGCGTTATTCGATGTAAATTGATGGGTCGTCTTTGCTTCTTGCTTGCTATTTGCTCAGCAATTGAGTTTTACAAGAGGATTTTTCTTGCATTTGTGGGTTTTTTTGTAATGGATTGTGCATCAAGTTTGAAGCTTTTGATGACTAAATACAATGATTTTGGATGTGGGTTTTTTATTTTTGGGTGTTTTTCTAGGTTTTTTAATGTTTTAGCGCTGTTGTTTATGTTCATATTAGGGTTTAAGTTTTTGCAATTTAAAGGGAAATCAATTCAAGATAGGACAAATAATGGGTTGTTGTTGAAATCATCAAAAATGGTGTGTGGTAATGATGATCATGGTGGAAAGAACTCATCTTTCGAGTGTGGGGCTACTAGGGTGAATAGGGTTTTGTGTAGAAGTTGTGGGGACCAAAGGTTTGAGGAAAACAATGAGTTTTTGAGGATAAATTCTACGGGTTTTCGACACGATGAAGGGGCAGAAGTTGAGGAAATGAGGGGAAATGAAGATGAGGTGTTTGATGTGATGGCTCTTAGGAGGATGGTGAAGGCTGAAAGGCGAAAGGCGAATGCTGCTCAAAGTGAGCTTGAGAAGGAGAGGATGGCTGCTTCTTCGTCTGTAGACGAGGCAATGGCGATGATTTTGCGCCTTCAGAATGAGAAGAGCGCGCTGCAGATTAAGGCTAATCAATTGGAGAGGGTTGCTGAGGAGAAGCAGTCTCATGACCAGGATGTAATTCATTCACTTCAGTGGATTATAATGAGGCATGAGTCTGAAAGGGGTTTGTTGGAGGATCAATTGAGGTTGTGTAGGGAGAAACTTAAGGGTTTTATCAAGGGCGAAGAATGGGATCAGTTTGATTCTGCTTGTCCTACTCCAAGTGCTTTTAATTCGGCACTTGAGAGCTTGGATGATGATGAGATGATCAAAGCCCTTGACTTTGATTCCTCTGTTATGTGA